One window of the Betta splendens chromosome 21, fBetSpl5.4, whole genome shotgun sequence genome contains the following:
- the LOC114847290 gene encoding olfactory receptor 142-like → MDNESDVTYIILDGYVEDHKYRYVYFVILITAYALILCSNSTIVGLIWTHRSLHEPMYIFIAALLINSVLFSSTIYPKLLKDILSETQVVLLPTCLLQFFIIYFLASSEFLLLAAMAYDRYVSICQPMLYPTIMKRSTVSVLLGLTWFVSACHSAVPAIMSAETKLCNFTMRGIFCNNAIYELLCVHSSVITVYGVVALVDLAVLPVLFIFFTYTKILIIAFNSSREVRRKAAETCLPHLLVLISFSCLCAYDISAARMESSLSKTVRFLMTLQTILYHPLFNPLIYGLKMKEISKHLKRLFCAAKLM, encoded by the coding sequence ATGGATAATGAGTCTGATGTTACGTATATAATTCTTGATGGGTATGTGGAGGACCACAAATACAGatatgtttattttgtgatCTTGATTACAGCTTATGCTCTGATACTCTGCAGTAATTCCACTATTGTGGGTCTGATCTGGACTCACAGGAGCCTCCATGAGCCCATGTACATCTTCATTGCAGCTTTGTTAATCAACTCTGTTCTGTTCAGTTCTACCATCTACCCAAAGCTTCTGAAGGACATTTTGTCTGAGACGCAGGTTGTATTGTTACCAACCTGCCTCTTGCAGTTTTTTATCATTTACTTTTTGGCCAGCTcagagttcctgctgctggcagcCATGGCCTATGACCGATACGTGTCCATCTGTCAACCAATGCTGTATCCGACCATCATGAAGAGAAGCACGGTGAGTGTTTTATTGGGTTTGACCTGGTTTGTGTCAGCCTGTCACAGCGCTGTACCAGCAATAATGAGCGCTGAAACTAAACTGTGCAATTTCACGATGAGAGGAATATTTTGTAACAATGCAATCTATGAACTTCTATGTGTACACTCAAGCGTGATTACTGTTTACGGTGTAGTGGCGTTGGTAGATCTCGCAGTACTGCCTGTGCTCTTCATATTCTTCACGTACACAAAGATTCTCATCATAGccttcaacagcagcagagaagtcAGGAGAAAAGCTGCCGAGACCTGTTTACCtcacctgctggttctgatcagcttctcctgtctgtgtgcTTATGACATCAGTGCAGCTCGAATGGAATCTAGTTTATCAAAAACTGTGCGGTTCTTAATGACATTACAAACTATTTTGTACCATCCTTTGTTTAATCCTCTCATATACGGCctcaaaatgaaagaaatatcTAAACACCTGAAAAGGCTGTTCTGTGCAGCCAAACTGATGTAA
- the LOC114847291 gene encoding olfactory receptor 11H1-like, with protein sequence MDRQHNVTYITLDGFVDMSTYRYLYFSLIFTEYALIICFNVSIVSLIWVHKSLHDPMYVFIAALLFNSVLYSSTVYPKLLLDFLSSKQIISYSMCLFQFFINYSLGGSEFLLLAAMAYDRYVSICRPLLYPSIMKRSTVSMFLVLAWLLPACQIVVLTTLSANMKLCNFTLNGIFCNNSIYSLYCVSSTARSILGVVALTLTAILPLLFILFTYTRILVISYHSGRIVRRKAAHTCFPHLLVLLSFSCLCVFDVTIARLGSDLPKAAHLVMTLQTMLYHPIFNPVIYGVKMKEISKHLKRVFC encoded by the coding sequence ATGGACCGTCAACATAATGTTACATATATAACTCTGGATGGGTTTGTAGACATGAGCACATACAGATATCtttatttttcactcatctTCACAGAGTATGCCTTGATTATCTGCTTCAACGTCTCCATCGTGTCTCTCATCTGGGTTCATAAAAGTCTCCATGATCCCATGTACGTCTTCATTGCTGCTCTGCTTTTCAACTCAGTTCTCTACAGCAGCACCGTCTATCCAAAGCTGCTCCTGGACTTTCTATCTAGCAAGCAGATCATTTCTTATTCAATGTGTCTTTTCCAATTTTTTATTAACTACTCTCTGGGTGGCTCAGAGTTCCTGCTTCTGGCAGCCATGGCCTACGACAGATACGTGTCCATCTGTCGGCCTCTGCTGTATCCCAGCATCATGAAGAGAAGCACCGTTAGCATGTTTCTTGTGTTGGCTTGGCTTCTACCTGCCTGTCAGATCGTTGTTCTGACAACACTGAGTGCTAATATGAAACTGTGCAACTTCACTTTAAATGGCATTTTCTGTAATAATTCCATCTACAGTCTTTACTGTGTGAGCTCCACAGCTCGGTCTATTCTTGGAGTAGTTGCGCTGACGCTCACGGCTAttctccctctgctcttcatcctcttcacctACACCAGGATCCTGGTCATATCGTACCACAGCGGTAGAATCGTCAGGAGGAAAGCTGCTCACACCTGTTTTCCCCACTTGCTGGTTCTGCTCAgcttctcctgtctgtgtgtgttcgaTGTCACTATAGCTCGACTGGGGTCAGATTTGCCTAAAGCGGCACATTTGGTCATGACTTTACAAACTATGTTATATCATCCCATATTCAATCCAGTAATATATGGTGTCAAGATGAAAGAAATCTCCAAACACCTGAAGAGAGTTTTCTGCTAA